Proteins encoded within one genomic window of Episyrphus balteatus chromosome 1, idEpiBalt1.1, whole genome shotgun sequence:
- the LOC129905301 gene encoding farnesyl pyrophosphate synthase, protein MFSIIRKLPMGQVVRPLIANNSAAVSGAKFISTTENPQNSEHMTKIDKIGGLPSDLVNKKKMKTTLRTLSTLNYSVPLAARATVSKDESRDFMAVFPDLVRELTEKANEYNAKQAAKWFAKALQYNVPRGKKNRGLLTVLTYKKLVSEDQLTPENIKKAQYLGWCVEMLQSMFIIADDIMDGSTTRRGQVCWHKLDDVGMTAINDSLMIENAIFTVLKNHFRQNECYADLLDLFHEVIFITTCGQSLDLLTANKDINSFTMNKYNSIVANKTAYYSFYLPFALAMHLAGFKDAEAFRQAKTILLEMGHFYQVQDDFLDCFGNPEVTGKLGTDIQDNKCSWLAVVCMQRANDDQKKIMTECYGQSDPAKIARVKQLYKELGLPNTYATYEEESYNMIKTHIQQTSRGVPHEIYLQVLNKIYHRDS, encoded by the exons aTGTTTTCAATTATTCGCAAATTGCCAATGGGTCAAGTGGTTCGTCCACTGATTGCCAATAACTCGGCGGCTGTTTCTGGAGCCAAATTCATATCGACAACAGAAAATCCACAAAACTCTGAACATATgacaaaaattgataaaatcggCGGACTGCCAAGTGATTTggttaacaaaaagaaaatgaagaCAACTTTGAG AACTTTGTCAACTTTAAATTATTCCGTGCCATTAGCAGCTCGTGCAACTGTTTCCAAGGATGAAAGTCGAGATTTCATGGCAGTTTTTCCag aTCTTGTTCGTGAACTCACTGAAAAAGCAAACGAATACAATGCCAAACAAGCTGCTAAATGGTTTGCCAAGGCATTACAATACAATGTTCCACGTGGCAAGAAGAATCGTGGACTCTTGACAGTATTAACCTACAAGAAGTTAGTAAGCGAAGATCAATTAACACCAGAAAACATCAAAAAAGCACAATATCTTGGGTGGTGTGTTGAAATG CTCCAAAGCATGTTCATTATTGCCGATGACATAATGGACGGCAGCACCACTCGACGTGGTCAAGTTTGCTGGCACAAACTCGATGATGTTGGCATGACAGCCATTAATGATTCCCTCATGATTGAAAATGCCATTTTTACTGTTTTAAAGAATCATTTCCGCCAAAATGAATGCTATGCCGATTTACTTGATCTCTTCCATGAAGTGATTTTTATTACTACCTGCGGACAATCATTGGATCTACTGACAGCCAATAAAGATATTAATAGCTTCACAATGAATAAATACAATTCGATTGTTGCAAATAAGACTGCTTATTATTCATTCTATTTGCCATTTGCATTGGCAATGCATTTAGCTGG tttcaaaGATGCCGAAGCATTTAGACAAGCCAAGACAATTCTACTTGAAATGGGTCATTTCTATCAGGTTCAAGATGATTTCCTAGATTGCTTTGGTAATCCAGAAGTAACTGGCAAACTTGGAACAGACATTCAGGATAACAAATGCTCCTGGTTGGCTGTTGTTTGCATGCAACGAGCTAATGATGATCAAAAGAAAATCATGACTGAATGTTATGGTCAAAGTG ATCCTGCTAAAATTGCTCGAGTTAAGCAACTGTATAAGGAGCTAGGTCTCCCCAACACATACGCCACTTACGAAGAAGAATCTTATAATATGATCAAAACACACATTCAACAGACATCACGTGGAGTACCACACGAAATCTACTTACAAGTTCTCAACAAAATCTACCACAGGGATTCATAA